The following proteins are co-located in the Haloplanus sp. HW8-1 genome:
- a CDS encoding cytochrome c oxidase subunit 3 — translation MSTDHGGDDHGHHLPAVEDWPRGFGEASWWPFVTALGAGGIYVAAAFFIVAGGQDSTIDPMIAPLLAASSVGAFLFGLYGWLYHAFVAEFWSRGSNETSASALRWAMIAFLGSELATFGAVFTYYFFIRAGTWPPGELPHLTGSLVLINTAILVASSLTLHWAHVAIRNEDRRKFLLGLLTTLVLGMVFIGGQVYEYYEFIVHSNFTITSGFFGSAFFGLTGLHGLHVSLGGVLLAVVTIRALAGQYSAERHVSVSTVSMYWHFVDVVWIFLVVVLYVGASIGA, via the coding sequence ATGAGTACGGATCACGGCGGGGACGACCACGGACACCACCTCCCGGCAGTCGAGGACTGGCCGCGGGGGTTCGGTGAGGCGAGCTGGTGGCCGTTCGTCACGGCGCTCGGCGCCGGCGGCATCTACGTCGCTGCCGCCTTCTTCATCGTCGCAGGCGGGCAGGACTCCACGATCGATCCCATGATCGCCCCGCTGTTGGCGGCCTCGAGCGTCGGGGCGTTCCTCTTTGGCCTGTACGGCTGGCTGTATCACGCCTTCGTCGCCGAGTTCTGGTCTCGTGGCAGCAACGAGACGAGTGCGTCGGCGCTCCGCTGGGCGATGATCGCCTTCCTCGGCTCGGAACTCGCCACCTTCGGCGCGGTGTTCACCTATTACTTCTTCATCCGCGCGGGGACGTGGCCGCCGGGCGAACTCCCGCACCTGACTGGATCGCTGGTACTCATCAACACCGCCATCTTGGTGGCGTCGAGTCTCACGCTCCACTGGGCACACGTCGCCATCCGCAACGAGGACCGCCGGAAGTTCCTCCTCGGCCTGCTGACGACGCTCGTCCTCGGCATGGTCTTCATCGGCGGGCAGGTCTACGAGTACTACGAGTTCATCGTCCACTCGAACTTCACGATCACCTCGGGCTTTTTCGGATCTGCCTTCTTCGGTCTGACCGGTCTCCACGGACTCCACGTTTCCCTCGGTGGCGTCCTCCTCGCCGTCGTCACGATCCGTGCGCTCGCCGGTCAGTACTCCGCCGAACGCCACGTGTCGGTCAGCACCGTCTCGATGTACTGGCACTTCGTCGACGTGGTCTGGATCTTCCTCGTCGTCGTGCTGTACGTGGGCGCGTCCATCGGCGCCTGA
- a CDS encoding DUF7385 family protein, whose amino-acid sequence MEDFEQLVSSLTPREENDEIKLYQNTVSVACPVCEDPFDDLVACKKTETSLEQIEPLDICVTVHEGSPLLFTHKH is encoded by the coding sequence ATGGAGGATTTCGAGCAGCTCGTGTCGTCGCTCACGCCGCGAGAGGAGAACGACGAAATCAAACTCTACCAGAACACCGTCTCGGTAGCGTGCCCCGTCTGTGAGGATCCGTTCGACGACCTCGTGGCCTGCAAGAAGACCGAGACCAGCCTCGAACAGATCGAACCGCTCGACATCTGCGTCACCGTCCACGAAGGGAGCCCCCTTCTGTTCACACACAAACACTGA
- a CDS encoding CDGSH iron-sulfur domain-containing protein produces MSREVTHTATGPKIVTPDDIDDEKGDVAICLCGLSEAYPFCDGSHRRAEGEDPDERYKYVDGERRRISIEFVDE; encoded by the coding sequence ATGTCACGCGAAGTGACCCACACCGCAACCGGCCCGAAGATCGTCACACCGGACGATATCGACGACGAGAAGGGTGACGTGGCCATCTGCCTGTGCGGCTTGAGCGAGGCGTATCCCTTCTGTGACGGTTCGCACCGCCGGGCCGAGGGCGAGGACCCCGACGAACGCTACAAGTACGTCGACGGGGAGCGACGTCGCATCTCCATCGAGTTCGTCGACGAGTAG
- a CDS encoding DUF7527 domain-containing protein: MDGEILDTVTEWGSRPVADGVTGLHDLADEEFSGAVTDGSAWTFVLNGRYLGVFDGDIGDFEDASLTAYTAPDISLPLLYAMRSRGGETRGQYYSNETSLGEIDDTLSAGSFVGYVELSENVLSGDYYVVYYGGRSLPVAYVGNSRRLLTGDEAFERAADEVGIYSVVDADIEVVDLPERPDQARSDDPETGTPSGAAVAADGAEADATTDDGVGDVAFDEGATDGVATDDDPETTDSGVTAADGTADADDGTGTTPDWTTPAVADPDDPADSDHVDEGSIETEPEPEPATADTDTTTTDTDTTTTDTDTTTTDTDTTTTDTDTTTADTDTTTTDTDTTTTDTDTTTTDTDTTTTDTDTTTADDPGTVAVEDAGTVTTEDVDVGVAQGAETGDRTTESAEAADAPPAEPSGAEADPDSVTPDQVVRLRRELEAARAEKAEAEAERERIERERDESRATVERLRNRVEELEAELERLDADAAGSAAAAAERTLTRDEALSGTNLFVRYEDKTEGTLERAAEGRIDESTLRANLRIDYHTEFETTGLSVDGQPFESFLRATPEHRFAEWLLTAVTYEIRRTDTRAELSKLYEAIERVDRIDLDGEVDVMADGRADTTTESFDVVFRNKMGDPLFVAAFEDGRDPTGASAIESLLDRTRRVSDAEETLAAAFFVTTSYFDADAMEVAVDATRGGLFSRSSRRSYVKLSRKSGFHLGLVEARDEDFFLTVPDL; the protein is encoded by the coding sequence ATGGACGGCGAGATTCTCGACACGGTGACCGAGTGGGGGTCCCGTCCGGTCGCCGATGGCGTTACCGGGTTGCACGACCTCGCTGACGAGGAGTTCTCGGGCGCCGTCACCGACGGATCCGCCTGGACGTTCGTCCTCAACGGTCGGTATCTGGGGGTGTTCGACGGCGATATCGGGGACTTCGAGGACGCGTCGCTCACCGCCTACACCGCACCCGACATCTCACTGCCGCTCCTGTATGCGATGCGATCCCGTGGCGGCGAGACGCGCGGGCAGTACTACTCGAACGAGACGTCGCTCGGCGAGATCGACGACACTCTCTCTGCGGGCAGCTTCGTCGGCTACGTCGAGCTCTCGGAGAACGTCCTTTCGGGCGATTACTACGTCGTCTACTACGGTGGCCGGTCGCTCCCGGTCGCCTACGTCGGCAACAGCCGGCGCCTCCTCACGGGCGACGAGGCGTTCGAACGCGCCGCCGACGAAGTCGGCATCTACTCCGTCGTCGACGCCGATATCGAGGTCGTCGACCTGCCCGAGCGGCCGGACCAGGCCCGGTCGGACGACCCCGAGACGGGCACTCCGTCCGGTGCTGCGGTCGCCGCCGACGGGGCCGAGGCGGACGCGACGACCGACGACGGCGTCGGCGACGTCGCGTTCGACGAAGGGGCGACCGACGGCGTCGCCACGGACGACGATCCGGAGACGACCGACTCGGGCGTCACCGCGGCCGACGGGACTGCCGACGCCGACGATGGCACGGGAACGACGCCCGACTGGACGACCCCGGCGGTCGCCGATCCCGACGACCCGGCCGACTCGGACCACGTCGACGAGGGGTCGATCGAGACGGAGCCAGAACCGGAACCAGCAACCGCCGACACCGACACGACGACCACCGACACCGACACGACGACCACCGACACCGACACGACGACCACCGACACCGACACGACGACCACCGACACCGACACGACGACCGCCGACACCGACACGACGACCACCGACACCGACACGACGACCACCGACACCGACACGACGACCACCGACACCGACACGACGACCACCGACACCGACACGACGACCGCCGACGACCCGGGTACGGTGGCCGTCGAGGACGCCGGCACGGTGACGACGGAGGACGTTGACGTCGGGGTGGCCCAAGGGGCGGAAACGGGAGACCGGACCACCGAGAGCGCCGAGGCGGCCGACGCCCCGCCCGCCGAGCCGTCGGGAGCGGAGGCTGACCCCGACTCGGTCACCCCGGATCAGGTCGTTCGACTGCGGCGGGAACTCGAGGCCGCCAGAGCCGAGAAGGCGGAGGCAGAGGCGGAACGCGAACGCATCGAGCGTGAGCGAGACGAGTCTCGCGCCACGGTCGAGCGACTCCGGAACCGGGTCGAGGAACTGGAGGCGGAACTCGAACGACTGGATGCAGACGCCGCGGGCAGCGCTGCCGCCGCCGCGGAGCGGACGCTCACGCGCGATGAGGCGCTCTCGGGGACGAACCTGTTCGTCAGATACGAGGACAAGACCGAGGGGACGCTCGAACGCGCGGCCGAGGGACGGATCGACGAGTCGACGCTGCGTGCAAACCTGCGGATCGACTACCACACGGAGTTCGAGACCACGGGGTTGTCCGTCGACGGGCAGCCGTTCGAGTCGTTCCTCCGTGCGACGCCGGAACATCGGTTCGCGGAGTGGCTGTTGACTGCGGTGACCTACGAGATCCGTCGGACCGACACGCGCGCCGAACTCTCGAAACTGTACGAGGCCATCGAGCGGGTCGACCGCATCGACCTCGACGGCGAGGTGGACGTGATGGCCGACGGACGGGCGGACACGACGACGGAATCGTTCGACGTCGTGTTCCGGAACAAGATGGGTGATCCGCTGTTCGTCGCTGCATTCGAAGACGGTCGCGATCCCACGGGTGCGTCGGCCATCGAGTCGCTGCTCGACCGGACGAGACGGGTGAGCGACGCGGAGGAAACGCTCGCGGCCGCCTTTTTCGTGACGACGAGTTACTTCGACGCCGATGCGATGGAGGTCGCCGTCGACGCCACCCGTGGTGGTCTGTTCAGTCGGAGTTCCCGACGAAGCTACGTGAAACTATCACGGAAATCCGGGTTCCACCTCGGACTGGTCGAGGCGCGAGACGAGGACTTCTTCCTGACCGTGCCGGACCTCTAG